Proteins encoded in a region of the Raphanus sativus cultivar WK10039 chromosome 8, ASM80110v3, whole genome shotgun sequence genome:
- the LOC108835724 gene encoding uncharacterized protein LOC108835724 — MVLEEQEWASFDRQRVDRQRERIARADWSMDVPCLVGPGKRLKLPLMGKAPKACPSYGEILRAQLRGKSFGSTSVPEKKEAELQGSLVGVTTTVSTDPLVEGANDGRLIEPALEADQSKKKKKRKKKRTDRRVADNSDGETDPVEKEVVSGDRSIDQVDENGDPIEKGSVASAVGKRKDPIGESSLEPRGKILKTLHDHLISSSKEIALPASHLLPWGGLGPPSSKLPSASSERWTFCHDADGSFVNDPDACAKLVSQIRVDGRMMPPVSELVFPDGFIRSAQADVEAIFRKNLLVWDYERTLRSMSSDLATAGAEIEAKDAEIDRLKGRALEKSKEMIAERSRYSLERKQDARATKDLKEALAIAHSKVARLEAEAEDLKKTMEFAKQVHRRDIASQTSRISAAANECFDKFRRYMIDRDRREEKLILHSEASGTLASMDVLKDFGTTIPKELIDTLTANEAEFRREMEEVTVEVITEQDFVLPRFSSLVVSPGLNQSDSSQEPTAAATGASSSDKVA; from the exons ATGGTGCTTGAGGAGCAAGAATGGGCGAGCTTCGATCGTCAAAGGGTCGATCGCCAGCGCGAACGTATCGCAAGAG ctgATTGGTCGATGGACGTTCCGTGCTTGGTAGGACCCGGAAAAAGGCTAAAGCTTCCACTTATGGGGAAGGCTCCGAAAGCGTGCCCAAGTTACGGTGAGATTCTTCGCGCCCAATTGAGGGGGAAGAGCTTTGGTTCTACGTCTGTGCCCGAGAAGAAGGAAGCTGAGCTTCAGGGGTCGCTGGTAGGAGTGACGACGACTGTTTCTACCGATCCGCTGGTCGAGGGTGCAAACGACGGGCGACTGATCGAACCTGCTCTGGAAGCTGACcaatcgaagaagaagaaaaagaggaagaagaagagaaccgATAGGAGAGTGGCGGACAACTCCGATGGTGAGACTGATCCGGTTGAGAAAGAAGTGGTATCGGGTGATCGTTCTATCGATCAGGTGGATGAAAATGGAGATCCTATTGAGAAGGGATCTGTCGCATCGGCTGTTGGGAAAAGGAAGGACCCGATCGGCGAGAGTTCTCTGGAACCTAGGGGCAAAATATTGAAGACGCTACATGACCATCTTATTTCCTCTTCCAAGGAGATTGCTCTTCCTGCTTCTCATCTACTGCCTTGGGGAGGTTTGGGTCCTCCATCCAGCAAGCTTCCATCAGCCTCATCCGAGCGTTGGACTTTCTGTCATGACGCCGATGGGTCGTTTGTTAACGATCCTGACGCATGCGCCAAGTTGGTAAGCCAGATCCGAGTCGATGGGCGTATGATGCCGCCGGTTTCTGAGCTCGTGTTTCCGGATGGATTCATTCGGTCGGCCCAAGCAGATGTTGAG GCTATTTTCCGTAAAAACTTGCTTGTATGGGACTATGAACGGACGCTCAGGAGTATGTCTTCGGATCTTGCGACAGCGGGAGCTGAAATTGAAGCCAAAGATGCGGAGATTGATAGGCTGAAGGGGAGAGCTCTCGAGAAATCTAAGGAAATGATTGCCGAGCGTAGCCGTTACTCTCTCGAACGCAAGCAAGATGCTCGAGCGACCAAGGACCTTAAGGAAGCACTGGCGATCGCTCATAGTAAGGTTGCTCGATTGGAGGCGGAGGCTGAGGATCTGAAGAAGACGATGGAATTCGCAAAACAGGTGCATCGACGCGACATCGCTTCTCAGACGAGCCGTATCTCGGCTGCGGCGAACGAATGCTTCGATAAGTTCAGGAGGTATATGATTGATCGGGACAGACGTGAAGAGAAACTTATTCTTCACAGTGAGGCCTCCGGGACTTTAGCTTCGATGGATGTACTGAAAGATTTTGGTACGACCATCCCAAAGGAGCTCATCGATACCTTGACTGCTAACGAGGCGGAGTTCAGGAGAGAGATGGAGGAAGTTACCGTCGAGGTTATCACGGAGCAGGACTTCGTTCTTCCTCGCTTCTCCAGTCTTGTCGTATCCCCAGGTTTGAACCAATCTGACTCGAGCCAGGAGCCTACGGCCGCGGCAACAGGTGCTTCCTCTTCTGACAAGGTTGCCTGA